Proteins encoded within one genomic window of Halorussus salilacus:
- a CDS encoding substrate-binding domain-containing protein yields the protein MTQDTERLTDVVSRRKFIAASGAVGATALAGCSGSSGGQDTTEGSDDAGSDEESTEEPTEQEDQEEDSESGSEEPLTADGSSTVYPITSQAGSLWNGNAPADDGEYWGSNGEASVPGWDQIETDKNMADYWAGLYGFEPSGEEGTPPFFTSIGLNHTGVGLEKLEKGQVDIGDASAPVSAEFPDRSEEELEPFTDHVVGVDAQPIVVSQEVYDEGVTELTLEDVQAIYRDEITNWSELGGPDRDIQAIGRAEGSGTDTSFRNNVLGDPDAEMPGVDSRHGQNQQVKTVVQEADNALAYIALAFVDDTTPAIDLEIDGERFEFPDDFGSLDYPLSRALHTYTWDGTSEKEASFIRMLLHDFGQEMFVESADYLGITDDRREEELDKLPEPTN from the coding sequence ATGACGCAAGACACGGAGCGTCTGACCGACGTGGTATCGCGGCGGAAGTTCATCGCGGCGTCCGGTGCGGTCGGCGCGACCGCTCTGGCGGGGTGTTCGGGAAGCTCGGGAGGTCAAGACACGACCGAGGGGAGCGACGACGCTGGGAGCGACGAGGAATCCACCGAAGAGCCCACCGAGCAAGAGGACCAAGAGGAGGACTCCGAGTCCGGTAGCGAGGAGCCGCTGACCGCCGACGGGTCCTCGACGGTGTATCCAATCACGAGTCAGGCGGGGTCGCTCTGGAACGGCAACGCGCCCGCCGACGACGGGGAATACTGGGGCTCGAACGGCGAGGCGTCCGTCCCGGGCTGGGACCAGATCGAGACCGACAAGAACATGGCCGACTACTGGGCGGGCCTCTACGGCTTCGAGCCCAGCGGTGAGGAGGGCACGCCGCCGTTCTTCACGAGCATCGGTCTGAACCACACTGGGGTCGGCCTCGAAAAACTCGAGAAGGGGCAGGTGGACATCGGCGACGCGAGCGCCCCGGTCAGCGCGGAGTTCCCCGACCGCAGCGAGGAGGAACTCGAACCGTTCACCGACCACGTAGTCGGCGTCGACGCCCAGCCCATCGTCGTCAGTCAGGAGGTCTACGACGAGGGCGTGACCGAGCTCACGCTCGAAGACGTCCAAGCCATCTACCGCGACGAGATCACCAACTGGTCGGAGCTCGGCGGTCCGGACCGCGACATCCAGGCCATCGGCCGCGCGGAGGGGTCGGGAACCGACACCTCGTTCCGCAACAACGTTCTGGGCGACCCCGACGCCGAGATGCCCGGCGTCGACAGCCGCCACGGCCAGAACCAGCAAGTCAAGACGGTGGTCCAAGAGGCCGACAACGCGCTCGCGTACATCGCGCTCGCTTTCGTCGACGACACGACTCCCGCAATCGATCTCGAAATCGACGGTGAACGGTTCGAGTTCCCCGACGACTTCGGGTCGCTCGACTACCCGCTCTCGCGCGCGCTCCACACCTATACGTGGGACGGGACCTCCGAGAAGGAGGCGTCGTTCATCCGGATGCTCCTGCACGACTTCGGTCAGGAGATGTTCGTCGAGTCGGCCGACTATCTCGGAATCACGGACGACCGTCGCGAGGAGGAACTCGACAAGCTCCCCGAGCCGACGAACTGA